In the Silvanigrella aquatica genome, GGTTTTGGCTGTCTAAATATCAGTAATATGCAGCTTTTTATGCCTGGGTTATGGCAGGTTCGTCTGTTTTATTCTGATGGCAAGGTCGGTTTATTTAATGTTGAAATCGGAGATTAAATATTATTTTATTTAATATTTATTTTTTCTGAAGTTTTGCAATGGCAACATACATAGCAATAGAAACAGTATTAGATAAATTTAAACTTCGAACTCCGCGGTTGAACATGGGAATTGTTACTTTGTGAGCGCGGTTTTTTTGAATTTCTTTTTCCATGACTTCTAAAGGAATTCCAAATGTTTCAGCGCCAAAAACAAGCAAATCTCCTGGTTCAAAATCAAAATCTAGGGGGGCTTGATGACCCCCTGTTTCTATAAAAATCATTCTTCGCTCAGGGCGTGTTTGTAAAAAACTTTCCCAATTTTTATGCAGATAAACATTAACATGTTCCCAATAATCAAGGCCAGCGCGCCTCAGGGCTTTTTCCGTAATTTCAAAACCCATGGGTTCAATTAAATGCAGAGTACAAGAAAAAGCGGCGCACATTCGTGCTACAGTTCCTGTATTGGGAGGAATTTGCGGACAAAATAAAACCACTTCAGGGTGGAATTTAAGCAATTCATCGCGACTTTCGGGTTCTAAATATCCAGCTTTATTATAATTTAATTTTGGTTTTTCTTTTATGACTTCATCAATTTTATGAAGAAGATCTTCTCCTAAATGATAAATGAATTTGCCTGTATAGTTATCGGGGATCTTCGGAGTCATTTTCCAAATCCTCTAAATCTTTATCTAAAGAGTCAAGTAATCCCGACATCATTCGCAGGATTTCTGCTAAGCCTATTTTTTTATCAGAGCTTGTGGTGATTATTTGACTGGGGTGTAAAGCAAGTTTTTTAGCATGAATTTCTCTTATACCATGCCACTTACTTTTATGAATTTTGTCACATTTTGTTTGAATGGCAATGACTTTTAAGCCAAGTCCTTGAAGCCATCTGGAAAGAGCTTCATCCTCAGGTTGGACATCGCGTCTGATGTCAATTAATATGAAAATGGCAAATAATCCTTCACGCTCTTCAAAAAACTTCTGCATGCCGGTTTCCCAGTGGGCTTGTGTGGCGT is a window encoding:
- a CDS encoding tRNA (cytidine(34)-2'-O)-methyltransferase, with the translated sequence MTPKIPDNYTGKFIYHLGEDLLHKIDEVIKEKPKLNYNKAGYLEPESRDELLKFHPEVVLFCPQIPPNTGTVARMCAAFSCTLHLIEPMGFEITEKALRRAGLDYWEHVNVYLHKNWESFLQTRPERRMIFIETGGHQAPLDFDFEPGDLLVFGAETFGIPLEVMEKEIQKNRAHKVTIPMFNRGVRSLNLSNTVSIAMYVAIAKLQKK
- the yihA gene encoding ribosome biogenesis GTP-binding protein YihA/YsxC; the protein is MREIKLPKQDFILSLSEKKTPLRVDFVCSGLKNSDLPSSAAPEFALVGRSNVGKSSLLNYLAGQKQLARVSNTPGRTQTINLFSAEKGEFFLVDLPGYGYAESSHATQAHWETGMQKFFEEREGLFAIFILIDIRRDVQPEDEALSRWLQGLGLKVIAIQTKCDKIHKSKWHGIREIHAKKLALHPSQIITTSSDKKIGLAEILRMMSGLLDSLDKDLEDLENDSEDPR